A region from the Equus asinus isolate D_3611 breed Donkey chromosome 3, EquAss-T2T_v2, whole genome shotgun sequence genome encodes:
- the ATOH1 gene encoding transcription factor ATOH1, with protein sequence MSRLLHAEEWAEVKELGDHHHHPQPHHLPQPPPPQPPATLQMREHPVYPAELSLLDSTDPRAWLAPTLQGICTARAAQYLLHSPELGASEAAAPREEADGRGELVRRSCGGGGGGGSSSSKSPGPVKVREQLCKLKGGVVVDELGCSRQRAPSSKQVNGVQKQRRLAANARERRRMHGLNHAFDQLRNVIPSFNNDKKLSKYETLQMAQIYINALSELLQTPSGGEQPPPPPASCKSDHHHLRAAAPYEGGAGTATAAGPQPASGGGSRPSPPGSCRTRFSTPASAGGYSVQLDALHFSTFEDSALTAMMAQKNLSPSLPGGILQPGQEESSKTSPRSHRSDGEFSPHSHYSDSDEAS encoded by the coding sequence ATGTCCCGCCTGCTGCATGCAGAAGAGTGGGCTGAAGTGAAGGAGTTGGGGGACCACCATCACCATCCCCAGCCGCACCACCTCCCTCAGCCTCCGCCGCCACAGCCACCTGCGACTCTGCAGATGAGAGAGCATCCCGTCTACCCGGCCGAGCTGTCCCTCCTGGACAGCACCGACCCACGCGCCTGGCTGGCTCCCACTTTGCAGGGCATCTGCACAGCACGCGCCGCCCAGTACTTGCTGCATTCCCCCGAGCTGGGTGCCTCAGAGGCCGCGGCGCCCCGGGAGGAGGCGGACGGCCGCGGGGAGCTGGTGAGGAGGAgctgtggcggcggcggcggcggtggcagcagcagcagcaagagcCCCGGGCCCGTGAAAGTGCGGGAACAGCTGTGCAAGCTGAAAGGCGGGGTGGTGGTAGATGAGCTGGGCTGCAGCCGCCAGCGCGCCCCTTCCAGCAAACAGGTGAACGGGGTGCAGAAGCAAAGGCGGCTGGCGGCCAACGCCAGGGAGCGACGCAGGATGCACGGGCTGAACCACGCCTTCGACCAGCTGCGCAACGTTATCCCGTCCTTCAACAACGACAAGAAGCTGTCCAAGTATGAGACCTTGCAGATGGCCCAGATATACATCAACGCCTTGTCTGAGCTGCTACAAACGCCCAGCGGTGGAGagcagccgccgccgccaccaGCATCTTGCAAGAGTGACCACCACCACCTTCGCGCCGCCGCCCCCTACGAAGGCGGCGCGGGCACCGCGACTGCAGCGGGGCCTCAGCCGGCCTCTGGAGGGGGCTCCCGGCCATCCCCGCCCGGAAGTTGCCGGACTCGCTTTTCGACCCCGGCCTCCGCGGGAGGGTACTCGGTGCAGCTGGACGCTCTGCACTTCTCGACTTTCGAGGACAGCGCCCTGACGGCGATGATGGCGCAAAAGAACCTGTCGCCTTCTTTGCCCGGGGGCATCCTGCAGCCAGGGCAGGAGGAAAGTAGCAAAACTTCGCCCCGGTCGCACAGAAGCGACGGAGAGTTTTCCCCCCATTCCCATTACAGTGACTCGGATGAGGCAAGTTAG